The genomic segment CATCAACTGTATGATTCACTACCTATTGGTTTACAAGAGCGAATCGATATTATTGAAGAAACACGTGATGTAGGGCTTTATTTTTCTGCTGCTGATATTTTTGTCTGTACTTCTTATCTTGAAAGCTTCCCAAGGGTCATTCAAGAAGCCATGTATTGTGAACTGGCTATTGTGACTACCCCTGTTTTTGGTATTAAAGAGCAAGTGAAAGATGGGGTGAGTGCCTATTTTTATAAGCCAAAAGATCATCTAGAGTTGTCGCATCGTTTATCAACACTCATTGCTGATCCGAGTGAACGTCAACGATTGGGAAAAAACGCAAAATTGCATTTACAGCGCTTGCCTGATTATCAAGATATGGTTAATGAGTATGAAGCGTTGATTTTCGAAGCATTACAATAAGGCTAAATAAAAAGGGGGCGCACTATTATTCATTATCATGGTAATATTACGCCCCTAATTTTCTTTGGAAAGTAGAGATATGAAAGGTCGAATTAAGCGATTATTAAGCAAAACGAATCAAAGCCCTGTTCATGTGAATGTGGATATTGTCTGTCAGTATAAGGATCATTATTTTGTCTGTGGTTGGGCTGCGAATACAGCAGCACCAATCAAAACAGAAATGCAGATTAAAGGCGTTGATGGTATTTTTCCTGTTGATCTTTGTACTTATTCTCGCTCAGATGTAGTGAAAGAGCTAAAGCTACCATCTAATGAATATGCTTTTGGTTTTGTTGGCGTGTTTGATGAAAAAGCGATTAAAGACTTCGCATTAGCTTCACTTTGTGTTGAAAGTGGTGTTTTTTCTTTTGCTAATCCTACTTTCCAAACGGTCTCTCATCCTGAGAAATTAATTATTCATGCAGGTAAGTCACTTGAAAAAGTGAAGGCATTTGTTGAATCTCACATCACTATTTCTTGGCCAACGCTTGATGCAAATCATGGCTCTCCAGTAGTAGATAAAGATATTGAATTTTTGAAAGAGACGTTATCGAGTGTGAATATCCATGATGCTAATTTTTTGGATGATTGCGCGCAAGAGTACCTTCCTGAAATCCACAAGGTCTGGCAAAAGCGCCAAGCATTAGCTAATGACGCTGAACTGCTCTCTTTTGGTGATGGGGTGGTAGATCCTATCGTTTCGATAATTGTACCGCTTTATGGGCGATACGATTTTATGCAGCACCAAATTGCACATTTTAGCCAAGATCCTGAGTTTAAGCAGGTTGAGTTAATTTATGTATTGGATGATCCGCGCCTTATCCATGAAGTAAAAGTGACAGCTTATGGTGTTCATCAAATCTTTAAAATGCCATTTAAAGTGGTGTTGTCTGAGCGTAATTTAGGCTTTTCTGGTGCTAATAATTTAGGTGTTAGTTACGCATCAAGCGATCTTATTTTATTATTAAACTCCGATATCATTCCCTCTAAGCCACAATGGTTAGCGCATTATATTGCTCAATATCGTCAGCTAGATAACGTTGGCATTCTTGGAGCAACGTTAATTTACGAAGACGATACGATTCAGCATGCAGGAATGGAATTTAGAGCAGATAGCAGTTATCCCGGCATTTGGATGAATCATCACCCATTAAAAGGGGTGCCTTTGGCGTTTGCCAATTTACCAAGCGTGCAAAAAGTACAATCAACAACAGGCGCTTGTATGTTGATGTCTAAAGCACTTTTTAACGAGGTTGGCGGCTTTAACCCATTGTATGTTTTAGGTGATTTTGAAGATTCTGATCTTTGCCTTAAATGTATTGATAAAGGTTTATCTATCTATTTGTCTGGTGACGTAGTGTTGTACCATTTAGAACGCTTGTCTCAAAATTTGGTGGATGCAGGTGATTGGAAGTTTAAATTAACCATGGTCAATGGCAGCTATCAAGTACACCAATGGCAATCTGTTATCGAGGAACTAACCGCATGAGTCAAGTAAGTAAGCAACGTATTCTATTGATGTCTCATGGCCATCCTGACCTTAATAAAGGTGGGGCTGAAATGGCGGCTTATAGCATGTTTAAAGAGCTAGAAAGCCGTGGTGAAGATGTGTTTTTTCTTGCTCGAACAGGATTAGATCCTCATGGTGGGGCCGCATTTTCAAGTAGAAATAGCCCAAGAGAAATGTTGTTTCACACCACAAATGATGACTGGTTTTTATTTTCAAATTTAAAAACACGCCATTTATGGCAAGAATTCAGAGATATGCTGTTACTGCTAAAGCCTGATGTAATTCATCTGCATCATTATTTTTTATTAGGTATCGAAGTTCTACAAGAGATACGTAATACCTTACCTAAGTGTAAGATAATAGTAACTTTACATGAATATTTAGCGATATGTCATAACAAAGGACAGATGGTAAAAACCTCAGGAAAGTTATGCTATAAAGCGAGCTCTCGTGATTGTTCTGGCTGTTTTCCTGAAAAAGGACCTGGCGAATTTTTCCTTCGTGAACAGTACATTAAGCGTATGTTTGACGTGGTTGATCACTTTATTTCCCCATCACATTTTTTAAAGCAACGTTATGCTGATTGGGGTGTTGAAGAGTCTCGTATTTCTGTTATTGAAAACGGACAAGCACCTCGACAAGAGTTACCTGAAACAAAGCAAAGTGAACTAACGCGTTTTGCCTTTTTTGGTCAAGTGAACCCATTTAAAGGCATCGATATTCTTATTGAGGCTTATTTGATGCTACCTCGCTCGGTAAGACGTAATGTGTGCGTAGATATTCATGGTGCTAATTTTGAGCATCAAGAAGGTGAGTACCAGCAGCATGTTAAAAACCTTTTAGAAATGGCAGGCAGTCAAGTTCGCTTTGTTGGCGGATACGAACCTCATGAAATGCCTGGGTTATTAAATAAAACAGATTGGGTTATTGTACCGTCAAAGTGGTGGGAGAACTCTCCTATCGTGATTCAAGAAGCGTTAAATTATCAAGTTCCTCTGATTGTCAGTGATATTGGTGGCATGAAAGAAAAGGTTGAAGATGGTGTTACTGGTATTCATTTCAGAGCAGGTAAATCAGTTGAGCTTTCAGAGGTGATGGTTTCTGTTATTAAAGATAAATCGATTCGCGATAAAATGAGTAAAGCGATCACACCACCGTTATCAATTACGGAATGTGTTGACCTGCATTTACCATATTATGGGTGCTAAGTGATGGGGACTAATATCGTTAAGCGACCTCAAGCTTTAGGTATCATCGATAGAGTCAGTGATAAGACGTTATCGGGCTGGCTCATGCCTTATGATTTAACGCCAATAATTAAGAAGAATATCCGTGTTTTTATTCGAGGGAAAGAAAATAAAGTTAAACTTACTTGCCATGAAAGAGTTGATTTAAATAAATTTAAAGATGACAACCAGTTTGGTTGTATGCTGAAGTTTGATACTGAGATCACACTAGATGATCTTCAGCATATGAGTGTATTTTATTATTTTGCTCAGCAATTTATTGAAATAACACTGCATGTGTCTTTATTTGAAGCCAAAGTGGATAAAGTCAGTAAAATACAAAATCGTCTTTCTTTGGAGTTTGAATTTTATCGTGCGGATATACCTCGTAGCGAAGAAATTATTGCTGAGATTAATGATGAATTGTTTAGAAGTGATCCTATCCCTGTAGGAACTCTGTCTGAGGATAAGGTTGCGGTTGTTGGCCATCAAAACTATTTATTCTTAAGTGGTGGTTCAAATAATGTGGATGAGATGTACAGTACAGAGGCATCATCTCAAGTGGTTGAGCAATGGCATAAGGTTATTGATTCTCGACGCCAAGCATTAGAGTTGCTAGGGGTTAATTACCTACAACTCCTCATTCCAGAAAAGCAAACCCTATTACCTCAATATTATACTCGTGATATCAAGGTTCCTTCTGATTTATACAATAAGGTATCGTCGCATCCTGTAGTCGTTGATACACTTAACGAATTAAAAGGCTATGCGGATAAATCGTTTTATAAAGTAGATTCGCATATTAATACTCAAGGGGCATGGTGTGTGTTTAATGCGTGTTTAAAAGCATTAAATTTAGAGCCTCTTGAGAATGTGAAGTTACACAAAGCAAATCCTATCGCGGGTGATTTAGCGAATAAATTATATCCTGGGGTAAGCGCATTGCTAGATAATGTGAGCCAGATACCAAGTAATTTATTTGAGTATAAATGTCATATATCAAACCTTCCTGAATCTAAGCCAACAGTTGTTCAGCAGTCGGTGCCTGAAGGTGGAGGTCATATTGGACGAACAATTACTTGGATAAACCCTCAAGCGCAGTTTAAGAAGAAGGTGCTAGTATTTGGCAATTCTTTTTTTGATTTTGGTTCGCAGCAAGAGCATATGTCATGGTGGTTTGCCCACTATTTTTCTGAATTTCAGTTTGTTTGGACACCTGACGTTGATCTTGAGTTAGTAAAAAAGGTTCAGCCAGATATTGTTATTGCTCAGACGATTGAGCGTTTTTTACCTATTTGCCCTGATTGTTAATACATCAAGGCTGTGAGGACAGTATGTTTTCTTTCTTTAAAAAGAAGCCTGTAATTAATGAGCAGGCAGTTAATGAACCATTGAATAATGAAATAATTAATGAACAAGCAGATGAAACTCAATCTATCGATGCGATTGTTGAAAAAGTAATCGCACACATTAATGCTCATCCGATGACTCATTTTCGTAGTGAGAGCGAAGGTGGACCATTAAGGGTTAATACTAATAATAAAGGTCGCTTTGTTCGTTTTAGTTTACAAACAGATGTGTCATTTCATTTAGATACGATTGAAATTTATAACAAAGATGGCCGAAATATTGCGCCTGGAAAAAATACGATTATTAGTTCTTCTTATGATAACGATCTTAAATATTCAGGAGAGGGTGCTTTAGTTGGTAAAAAGAATGGTGGCTGTAACTTCCATACTCAACGAGAAAAAAATCCTTGGCTTATTGTTGATCTAGGTACAGTAAGAAACTTAGATGAAATTGTTGTGTATAACCGTAGTGGGCAATTTTATACCCGAGCGTTAAGTTTAAAGATTGAAAGCAGTTGGGATCTTGTATCATGGCAACCTATTTTTGATAATTGGTCGGTGCTAAAAAATTATCAAAATGAAGGTGATATTTCACCATTAGAAAATGCGCTGTTATATGCAGCAGTACTTGAAGGAACTGTTGCTAAAACACTAATTAATAAATATCGCAGTGACAATGATAATGAAAGTGCATTAAAGATACATAATTTAGTTAATGGTTTAGTGAGAAAGCATGGTTTAGCGTTGGGGCCACATGGTTTTACTCAAACATTCGAGTTGAGCAGTCCTGAGCGAAAAAAACTGGTGTTCAGTGAGCTTGCGCTGATCCTAAAAGTGATTAACGAAGACTTTGGTGCACCTGCATTTATTTCGTCTGGCACATTACTTGGTATTGTTCGTGATGGTCAATTTATTGGTCATGACGATGATGTTGATATTTGTTATATCAGTCAGGTTGAAACCGAAGAAGAAGTATTAAGTGAACGTATTCGTTTAATGGAGTTTTTGAAAACCAAAGGCTTTAATACTGCTTTTTCTGGTATTGCTCATTATTGGTGCCACACACCTAAAGGTATAAATTTAGATATTTTTACTGGTTTTACCGAAGAAGGTTTCTGTAGTATGAATCCGATTGGGCGTAGAGAAGTAAAAGCAGAAGATGTTTTACCATTACAAAAAATCCAATCGAATGGGGTTGAGTTGTATTTACCTCGTAACCCAGAGCCATTATTAGTCTTGAACTATGGCCCTAATTGGAAAACGCCAGATCCACTATGGACGTTCAATTGGGGTAAGGCAAAGCAAGATTTTCAGTTTTTATATTTGTAGGTGAGTAAATGAAAACCGTTATTACTTTTGGCACTTATGATGTCTTCCATGTTGGGCATATTAATTTGATACAACGAGCGGCTCAATTCGGTGATCGATTAATTGTTGGTGTATCAACTGATAAGCTGAACTTCGATAAGAAAGGCCGTTACCCGATTTACTCTGAAGATGATCGAATGAAGATCATTAATAGCTTACGTTATGTGAATTTATGCTTCCCTGAAGAGTCACTAGAGAAAAAAGCAGAGTATATTCAATATTACAAAGCAGATGTTCTTGTTATGGGCGATGATTGGGAAGGTCGATTTGACCACCTAAAAGAATACTGCGAAGTTGTTTATTTACCTCGCACACCATCAGTTTCAACGACTGAATTAATTGAAGTTATTAGCACTACAGCTCGTAAATAGGTTTTTTATGCTTGCCAAAATCAGACAGCGATTGGCTAAAGTCCATTGGCTTGCTTTGTTGTATCGAAAATATGTGCGTCGCCTTCCAATGACAAGTTGCTATGCTGATGTTTGTCGAATTCAGCATGATGAGCTTTCAAGGTTATCTTTAAACTCTACTCATGTGATCTCTTTTATTTATCTGTTAAATGAAGAAAACAGAGGGCATCTTGACTCTGTAATTCGAGATTTAACACAGCAATCAAGCAATCATTGGCAATTAATTATTATTGGTAATAATGCTGAGTTATTAGCTCTCCAGACAAGATTAGAACTTTTGGAAAGTGATGCTCGCTTTAAAAGAGTAGGTTGTGAAGATAAATCATCAGCTTTTTATCAAGCAGTGAAGGCAACAGAGGGGAAATTGGTGTGTTTTCTTCATCATGCACCTAAAGTTCATTGTCATTTTGTATCTACCTTACAGCATTACCACCAACAATTTAAAACCGATTTTTATTATTTTGATCATGACCACTTAAGTGAGTCGAGTGACAGGGTAGACCCTGAGTTAAAACCTGATTGGAATCCAGATCTGTTTTTATCTAAAGATAATGTTTCTCAATCATTAGTAATAGATAGAGAGTATTTATTAACTCAAGAGCAAAAAAACGTATTTTCTTTTGATGGTGAATTATACCGTTTGCTAGTAAGCCAAATAAGCAGTGAATCTGTCTTTCATATTCCATATGTACTTTTTCATCAGCGATTAGTGATTACTGAAACAAGTCAAGAAAGAGAGTATAAAACATCTTTATTACAGGAATTATCTGAGCAGGTAGAACCTGGCTTAATTGAAGGCAGTTTTCATATTAAGTGGCCTTTACCTAAAGAATTACCTTTAGTATCGATTATTATCCCAACTAAGAATGGTTTTGATCTTGTAAAAACCTGTTTATCTTCTTTATATGAGAAAACACAATACACTAATTTTGAAGTGATTTTGGTTGATAATGGGTCAGATGATGCGGAGGCTATTCAGTACTTTTCGGATCTTGCTGAGCAAGGCAAAGTGAATTTGCTGTCTTATGATGCACCCTTTAACTATTCTGCTATTAATAATTTTGCGGTTAAACAGGCGAAAGGTGATGTTCTTGTATTTATGAATAATGATATTGAAGTGATATCTGAACATTGGCTTGATGAAATGGTCGCTCAAGCATTACGTCCTAATATTGGTTGTGTTGGTGCAAAGCTTTTTTATCCTAATGATTTAATTCAGCATGCTGGTGTAATTATTGGATTGTGGGGGTGTGCTGGCCATAGCCATAAATTGGCATCGATGCAAGACGATGGCTATTGTGGTCGTTTAAAACTAGTACAGAACTATTCTGCTGTAACCGCAGCGTGTTTAGCGATTAGAAAAGAAACCTTTTGGGCAGTGGGTGGCTTTAATGCTGAAGATTTAGCAGTTGCCTTTAATGATGTTGATTTATGTCTGAAAGTTGAAAAACTAGGCTACCGAAATCTGTGGACTCCATACGCAGAACTTTATCATTATGAGTCAATCAGTCGTGGGCCAGAAGACACACCAGAGAAAAAAGCCAGAGAACAAAAAGAGATAGCTTATATGCGAAATACTTGGAAATTAGACGAGATAACTGACCCTGCGTATAATCCGTGGCTTACTCAAATAAAAGAAGATTTTTCGATAGGTGATGTGTAATGAAAATTAAATTAGCAGCAATTGCCCGTGATGAAGCTGCCTATTTGCCTGAGTGGATTTTTCATCACCTTTGGTTTGGGTTTGATGAAATAGAAGTATATGTCAATAATACCGTTGATAACTCAATTCCTTTACTTGAGAACATTGCTCAAAAGCATCCCGTAGTCATTACTAATGCGGATGACCTATTTGAGAAATCGAATGGTGATTTTCAATTTAAAGCTTATAGAGAGTTAGCAAAAAAATCGAAAGAAGAAGGGTTTACTCATTTACTCTTTTTAGATATTGATGAATTTTGGACTCCTTTAGATTTTGAAACCTCAATTCATAAAGCACTTGAGAAATTAAATACGCCTCAAGTGACGTGTTTTGAGTGGCTTCTGCATTGTAATGAATTTTTATTCATGTCTTGCTTTGAAGATGAGTTAAAAGTAAAACGCAGTAATCACGTTAAATCTTTATTTCAGTTAGATGCGCCTTTTGAAAAAATTGGGGCACATAATATTATTGGCTCTGAACTTTCTTATTCACTTGCTGATGGCCAATCATATGATTTTGGTGATGATATTCATTGTGCTGTTTTGGCTCAAGAGCATCAGTTATCACCAGTAAAAGATTTTTTTGTTATCCATCGCATGTACCGCAGTGAGCTTGAATATATTTCTTTGCTTGGTAGAGGTAGACCAAGTAGCAAAAAAGTGAAAAATAATCGTTCTGGGTACTATAAATCGACAGATAAAATGGAAGTTGTTGAGGTAGCAAAAGCCCCTTATGCTGCGTATCAAAAAAAATGGATTCAATTTGTTGAAGATTTAGCGTTAGAGAAAGAAATTAGAGTAGCACAAGAGTTTATTACTGCACGTTTTGACTCTGTGTTATTAAATGCTAAATCTGCACCTCAAGATGAAAAAGCACTGTATTTGAAATTATTTCGTGGCATTTCATTAGATCAAGTACAGCAGACGATTCATGAAGTGAAAGAAAGTTTAAAACTTAGTTATACAATGGAACGTTTTCAGAAAGAGATCTCCTTCCGAAAAGTTATAGGGTTAGTTAAGTGTAAGCTTTTGATCCTTGTTGGTAAGCACGATCAAGCTGCGAGATACATGCTTGAACATTCTTTATTGGACCCTACAAGCGTTTCTGTTGAGAGCAATTCTGTAATCACGGATATTGATTTTGCGTTAACTAAAAGTAGTGTGAAGAAAAATGCGGTTTTTTATCGGGATATGGCGATATCTTTATATAAAAGAAGAGAGCTAGATTTAGCGAAACTGTACATTGAAAAAGCACGTCAATTAGCGCCAAGGGATACCTATATTTGTAATTTAGAGTCGCAAATAAAATGGGAGTTAGTCTTACCAAAAACTCAAGGATGCTAGCTTATGTCTTTATTTGTCTTACTATTATTTATAGCCACTATTTTTGGTTTAATTAAATTTCAAAATAATGCCGGTTCCGTTTTTGGAACCGTGCTGATCATTCTTTATACCTCATCGATTATCTCGACAGAAGAACTCGTTAATAGTTTTTCAAATCAGGGATTGTTAACGCTAATTCTGTTGATGGTGTGTTCTTTAGTATTAGAAAAAACACGTTTATTGCGTTTAATTGCCAAGGCGGTCTTAAAGCCTAGTTATGATATTACTTGGCTTCGCTTATTTGGATTAACTACGATTGCCTCGGCGTTTTTAAATAATACCGCAGTGGTATCCACCATGTTAGCGCCAATTCGAAATAATCCTTATCACGCCGCAAGTAAATTATTACTTCCTCTTTCTTATGCTGCTATTTTGGGTGGTACATTAACTCTGGTAGGAACCTCTACTAATTTAATTGTGAATAGTTTGGTTCTTGAGGCGGGTTTACCATCTCTTGAGTTTTTCGATTTTACTAAAGTGGGTGCATGTGTTGTTATTGTGTGTGGTGTAGCACTATTTCTTTTAAGTCGATTTTTACCTGAACATCACATGAAAACGGAAGATGTTCAGAGTTATTTAATTGATTCTAAAGTAAAAGAAAATTCAACCTTGATTGGTAAAAGTATTGAGAATAATGGATTACGCCATTTAGAATCCTTATTTTTAGTAGAAATAATGAGAAAAGGGGCATTATTAAGCCCTGTTGTGCCAACGGAAGTGATCCAAGCTAACGACAGACTTATATTTAGTGGTGATATCACTAAGGTCATGCAACTAAGTCAATTTGATGGGTTGTCTTTATTTGCTAATGAAAACGGGTTACCACTAGCAAATCTTACAGAGGTGGTTGTTAGACCTGAGAGTGTGTTATTAGGTAAAACGTTAAAAATGAGTGGTTTTCGAGCTTTATTTGATGCGGCAGCAGTTGCGATTAAGCGAGATGGAAACCCGATTTCAGGTAAGCTAGGTGACGTAACTATTCAAGCAGGTGATTACTTAGTTTTAGCGGTTGGTAAAGATTTTAAATCTAGGAAGAATGTAGGGAAAAACTTTATTGTTATCAGTGGTGTTGAACCAGACAGCATGCTTAGTGGTGGAAGAGAGTGGTTGG from the Aliivibrio wodanis genome contains:
- a CDS encoding putative phosphorylcholine metabolizing protein, which encodes MFSFFKKKPVINEQAVNEPLNNEIINEQADETQSIDAIVEKVIAHINAHPMTHFRSESEGGPLRVNTNNKGRFVRFSLQTDVSFHLDTIEIYNKDGRNIAPGKNTIISSSYDNDLKYSGEGALVGKKNGGCNFHTQREKNPWLIVDLGTVRNLDEIVVYNRSGQFYTRALSLKIESSWDLVSWQPIFDNWSVLKNYQNEGDISPLENALLYAAVLEGTVAKTLINKYRSDNDNESALKIHNLVNGLVRKHGLALGPHGFTQTFELSSPERKKLVFSELALILKVINEDFGAPAFISSGTLLGIVRDGQFIGHDDDVDICYISQVETEEEVLSERIRLMEFLKTKGFNTAFSGIAHYWCHTPKGINLDIFTGFTEEGFCSMNPIGRREVKAEDVLPLQKIQSNGVELYLPRNPEPLLVLNYGPNWKTPDPLWTFNWGKAKQDFQFLYL
- a CDS encoding putative glycosyl transferase, family 2, encoding MKGRIKRLLSKTNQSPVHVNVDIVCQYKDHYFVCGWAANTAAPIKTEMQIKGVDGIFPVDLCTYSRSDVVKELKLPSNEYAFGFVGVFDEKAIKDFALASLCVESGVFSFANPTFQTVSHPEKLIIHAGKSLEKVKAFVESHITISWPTLDANHGSPVVDKDIEFLKETLSSVNIHDANFLDDCAQEYLPEIHKVWQKRQALANDAELLSFGDGVVDPIVSIIVPLYGRYDFMQHQIAHFSQDPEFKQVELIYVLDDPRLIHEVKVTAYGVHQIFKMPFKVVLSERNLGFSGANNLGVSYASSDLILLLNSDIIPSKPQWLAHYIAQYRQLDNVGILGATLIYEDDTIQHAGMEFRADSSYPGIWMNHHPLKGVPLAFANLPSVQKVQSTTGACMLMSKALFNEVGGFNPLYVLGDFEDSDLCLKCIDKGLSIYLSGDVVLYHLERLSQNLVDAGDWKFKLTMVNGSYQVHQWQSVIEELTA
- a CDS encoding putative glycosyl transferase, family 2 gives rise to the protein MLAKIRQRLAKVHWLALLYRKYVRRLPMTSCYADVCRIQHDELSRLSLNSTHVISFIYLLNEENRGHLDSVIRDLTQQSSNHWQLIIIGNNAELLALQTRLELLESDARFKRVGCEDKSSAFYQAVKATEGKLVCFLHHAPKVHCHFVSTLQHYHQQFKTDFYYFDHDHLSESSDRVDPELKPDWNPDLFLSKDNVSQSLVIDREYLLTQEQKNVFSFDGELYRLLVSQISSESVFHIPYVLFHQRLVITETSQEREYKTSLLQELSEQVEPGLIEGSFHIKWPLPKELPLVSIIIPTKNGFDLVKTCLSSLYEKTQYTNFEVILVDNGSDDAEAIQYFSDLAEQGKVNLLSYDAPFNYSAINNFAVKQAKGDVLVFMNNDIEVISEHWLDEMVAQALRPNIGCVGAKLFYPNDLIQHAGVIIGLWGCAGHSHKLASMQDDGYCGRLKLVQNYSAVTAACLAIRKETFWAVGGFNAEDLAVAFNDVDLCLKVEKLGYRNLWTPYAELYHYESISRGPEDTPEKKAREQKEIAYMRNTWKLDEITDPAYNPWLTQIKEDFSIGDV
- a CDS encoding putative uncharacterized protein (No significant database matches) translates to MKIKLAAIARDEAAYLPEWIFHHLWFGFDEIEVYVNNTVDNSIPLLENIAQKHPVVITNADDLFEKSNGDFQFKAYRELAKKSKEEGFTHLLFLDIDEFWTPLDFETSIHKALEKLNTPQVTCFEWLLHCNEFLFMSCFEDELKVKRSNHVKSLFQLDAPFEKIGAHNIIGSELSYSLADGQSYDFGDDIHCAVLAQEHQLSPVKDFFVIHRMYRSELEYISLLGRGRPSSKKVKNNRSGYYKSTDKMEVVEVAKAPYAAYQKKWIQFVEDLALEKEIRVAQEFITARFDSVLLNAKSAPQDEKALYLKLFRGISLDQVQQTIHEVKESLKLSYTMERFQKEISFRKVIGLVKCKLLILVGKHDQAARYMLEHSLLDPTSVSVESNSVITDIDFALTKSSVKKNAVFYRDMAISLYKRRELDLAKLYIEKARQLAPRDTYICNLESQIKWELVLPKTQGC
- a CDS encoding putative cytidylyltransferase, giving the protein MKTVITFGTYDVFHVGHINLIQRAAQFGDRLIVGVSTDKLNFDKKGRYPIYSEDDRMKIINSLRYVNLCFPEESLEKKAEYIQYYKADVLVMGDDWEGRFDHLKEYCEVVYLPRTPSVSTTELIEVISTTARK
- a CDS encoding putative glycosyl transferase, family 1; its protein translation is MSQVSKQRILLMSHGHPDLNKGGAEMAAYSMFKELESRGEDVFFLARTGLDPHGGAAFSSRNSPREMLFHTTNDDWFLFSNLKTRHLWQEFRDMLLLLKPDVIHLHHYFLLGIEVLQEIRNTLPKCKIIVTLHEYLAICHNKGQMVKTSGKLCYKASSRDCSGCFPEKGPGEFFLREQYIKRMFDVVDHFISPSHFLKQRYADWGVEESRISVIENGQAPRQELPETKQSELTRFAFFGQVNPFKGIDILIEAYLMLPRSVRRNVCVDIHGANFEHQEGEYQQHVKNLLEMAGSQVRFVGGYEPHEMPGLLNKTDWVIVPSKWWENSPIVIQEALNYQVPLIVSDIGGMKEKVEDGVTGIHFRAGKSVELSEVMVSVIKDKSIRDKMSKAITPPLSITECVDLHLPYYGC
- a CDS encoding transporter, citrate transporter family: MSLFVLLLFIATIFGLIKFQNNAGSVFGTVLIILYTSSIISTEELVNSFSNQGLLTLILLMVCSLVLEKTRLLRLIAKAVLKPSYDITWLRLFGLTTIASAFLNNTAVVSTMLAPIRNNPYHAASKLLLPLSYAAILGGTLTLVGTSTNLIVNSLVLEAGLPSLEFFDFTKVGACVVIVCGVALFLLSRFLPEHHMKTEDVQSYLIDSKVKENSTLIGKSIENNGLRHLESLFLVEIMRKGALLSPVVPTEVIQANDRLIFSGDITKVMQLSQFDGLSLFANENGLPLANLTEVVVRPESVLLGKTLKMSGFRALFDAAAVAIKRDGNPISGKLGDVTIQAGDYLVLAVGKDFKSRKNVGKNFIVISGVEPDSMLSGGREWLAIGGFFSAIALAAFGIISLFKGMFLLLGLLLATNCLSSSEILRRLPINIWLIIASALSLSQALTNSGLLLMLDDLIRNSSSSLSPLGALIVVYLLTWILTELVTNNAAAALLFPIAYGVSLSLDANPMAFIMAVAFGASASFVSPYGYQTNLMVFNSGQYSIKDFMKIGFPLSLVYGVTAISAILWVFGL
- a CDS encoding putative uncharacterized protein (No significant database matches) is translated as MGTNIVKRPQALGIIDRVSDKTLSGWLMPYDLTPIIKKNIRVFIRGKENKVKLTCHERVDLNKFKDDNQFGCMLKFDTEITLDDLQHMSVFYYFAQQFIEITLHVSLFEAKVDKVSKIQNRLSLEFEFYRADIPRSEEIIAEINDELFRSDPIPVGTLSEDKVAVVGHQNYLFLSGGSNNVDEMYSTEASSQVVEQWHKVIDSRRQALELLGVNYLQLLIPEKQTLLPQYYTRDIKVPSDLYNKVSSHPVVVDTLNELKGYADKSFYKVDSHINTQGAWCVFNACLKALNLEPLENVKLHKANPIAGDLANKLYPGVSALLDNVSQIPSNLFEYKCHISNLPESKPTVVQQSVPEGGGHIGRTITWINPQAQFKKKVLVFGNSFFDFGSQQEHMSWWFAHYFSEFQFVWTPDVDLELVKKVQPDIVIAQTIERFLPICPDC